In Nostoc sp. CENA543, a single genomic region encodes these proteins:
- a CDS encoding glutamate-5-semialdehyde dehydrogenase translates to MTTLQVASSLTNIAQQTRQAASKLAILSTEAKNQAIASVAQALESAKDEIVSANIADCEAATAAGIAKPLYKRLQLDEHKLRDAIAGVRDVGKLADPVGQVQIHRELDNGLVLKRVTCPLGVLGIIFEARPEAAIQIVSLAIKSGNGVILKCGKEAVRSCEAIVKAIKQGLSTTDVSPDVVQLLTTREETLELLKLDKYVDLIIPRGSNSFVRFVQENTRIPVLGHADGICHLYVDQAADIDKAVQIAVDAKIQYAAACNAIETMLVNQAIAPEFLQKVAAALQAVDVELRGDERTLKILPDIAHAIDADWETEYSDLILAVKVVDSLEDAIAHINEYGSRHTDAIVTEDLATVETFFGLVNSAGVFHNCSTRFADGFRYGFGAEVGISTQQMPPRGPVGLEGLVTYKYQLTGDGHIVATYTGANAKAFTHRDLE, encoded by the coding sequence ATGACTACTCTGCAAGTTGCTTCTTCCCTGACTAACATTGCCCAACAAACCCGCCAAGCTGCTAGTAAATTGGCGATTCTCTCGACTGAGGCAAAAAATCAAGCGATCGCCTCTGTTGCCCAAGCGTTAGAATCAGCCAAGGATGAAATTGTGTCAGCGAATATTGCTGATTGTGAAGCGGCGACGGCTGCGGGTATCGCCAAGCCTCTCTATAAACGGTTGCAGTTGGATGAACATAAGTTAAGAGATGCGATCGCAGGGGTGAGGGATGTGGGTAAGCTAGCTGATCCTGTGGGACAGGTGCAGATTCACCGAGAATTAGATAATGGCTTAGTTTTAAAGCGTGTGACTTGTCCTTTGGGTGTGTTAGGGATTATTTTTGAAGCGCGTCCAGAGGCGGCAATTCAAATTGTCTCTTTGGCAATTAAATCTGGTAATGGTGTAATTCTCAAATGTGGGAAGGAAGCTGTACGCTCTTGTGAGGCGATAGTTAAAGCGATTAAACAAGGTTTATCAACAACAGATGTGAGTCCTGATGTGGTGCAATTACTCACAACTAGAGAGGAAACTTTAGAACTTTTAAAGTTAGATAAATATGTAGATTTAATTATTCCTAGAGGTTCTAATTCTTTTGTCAGGTTTGTCCAAGAAAATACTCGCATTCCTGTACTTGGTCACGCTGATGGAATTTGTCATTTATATGTAGATCAAGCGGCTGATATTGATAAGGCTGTGCAGATTGCTGTTGATGCTAAAATTCAATATGCGGCGGCTTGTAACGCCATTGAAACTATGTTAGTAAATCAAGCGATCGCACCGGAATTTTTACAAAAAGTTGCCGCCGCTTTGCAAGCAGTGGATGTGGAATTACGTGGTGATGAACGGACTTTAAAGATATTACCTGATATTGCCCATGCTATTGATGCCGATTGGGAAACAGAGTACAGTGATTTGATTTTAGCGGTGAAAGTTGTAGACTCTTTAGAAGATGCGATCGCTCACATTAATGAATATGGTTCTCGGCATACTGATGCGATTGTCACAGAAGATTTAGCGACGGTAGAAACATTTTTTGGCTTAGTTAATTCTGCCGGAGTTTTTCATAATTGTTCCACTCGCTTTGCTGATGGTTTCCGTTATGGTTTTGGTGCGGAAGTCGGGATCAGCACTCAACAAATGCCTCCCCGTGGCCCTGTTGGGTTGGAAGGTTTAGTTACATATAAATATCAATTAACTGGTGATGGACATATTGTTGCTACTTACACTGGTGCAAATGCTAAGGCCTTTACTCATAGAGATTTAGAGTAA
- a CDS encoding cation diffusion facilitator family transporter — protein MSSTPAQQKVQALWTALVLLSVFFCIELGAGLWSHSLSLLADAEHIFADVAALGLALIAAWLSQSISQRNILGRYRLEVLAALINGLSLAAVAGWIIQEALVRLQSPTIEINGVPMLTTALIGLLVNGFNAKCLHRCSHHDLNIRGALLHLLADVASSVGAVLAAIAVIWLNWTWADGVISLIVAVLIATFAAYLVIQSVQCLRGQITDINCNCNLSPETCTDGDREQAEKLLFPTLEELVR, from the coding sequence ATGTCATCAACTCCAGCGCAACAGAAAGTGCAGGCTCTTTGGACTGCTTTAGTTTTATTGAGCGTTTTTTTCTGTATAGAACTAGGGGCGGGACTTTGGAGTCATAGCTTATCTCTGTTAGCAGATGCTGAACATATTTTTGCTGATGTAGCCGCATTAGGTTTAGCACTAATCGCAGCCTGGTTATCTCAATCCATATCACAACGCAACATCCTGGGACGCTATCGATTGGAAGTCCTAGCAGCCTTGATTAATGGACTGAGCCTAGCAGCCGTTGCTGGCTGGATCATTCAAGAAGCTCTGGTGCGCTTGCAATCTCCTACCATAGAGATTAATGGTGTACCTATGTTAACAACTGCCCTCATTGGTCTACTTGTTAACGGTTTTAATGCCAAGTGTTTACACAGATGTAGTCATCATGACCTCAACATCCGAGGAGCTTTACTGCATTTGTTAGCGGACGTAGCCAGTTCTGTGGGGGCAGTTTTAGCGGCGATCGCTGTCATCTGGTTAAATTGGACTTGGGCGGATGGAGTGATTAGTCTAATTGTGGCGGTGCTGATAGCCACATTTGCAGCTTATTTAGTAATTCAAAGTGTGCAGTGTTTGCGCGGTCAAATTACAGACATCAACTGTAATTGTAATTTATCACCAGAAACTTGTACTGATGGCGATCGCGAGCAAGCAGAAAAGCTATTATTTCCTACTTTAGAGGAGCTAGTGCGATGA